The genomic interval TGTTCGGCAAAAGCCACCTGTTTTTTAGCTGCACGGGTAATATTTTGAATCAAGGCATTGATTTCCCGGCTGACTTCAATAATCGCAATCAAATTAGTCTTAGCTTCCGCAGCTAGCGTCGTACCTTCTACCACTTGTTGCGTTCCTGACTCCATAGCTGTCATCACTCGACTGATTTCATCCTTAATAGTATTAACAATTTCTGATATTTCTTCTGTTGCTGAAGCAGACCTTTCTGCGAGCTTACGCACCTCCTCCGCTACTACTGCAAATCCCTGTCCGTGTTCGCCAGCTCGTGCCGCCTCAATCGTAGCGTTAAGAGCGAGTAAATTAGTTTGCGCGGCAATTTGAGAAATCGAATTGACAATTTTGCCAATTTGTTGTGAGCTTTCACCCAAACGTTTCATCATTTTCGATGTTTGGGCTATTGTTTGACGCAAGTCGTTAATTCCTTCCACAGTGCGATCGACAGCTACTCCGCCAACTTCTGCTGTTTTAGCTGCCTGTTCAGCTACTTGTTCCGCCCGTTTTGCTACATCTGAAACATCTTTAATAGAATTGAGCATCCGCTCGATTTGTTGCAGAGTTCCATCAATTTGTTCGGCTTGATGGTGAGATCGATCGGCAAGCTGAGTCGTGTCATTTATGGAAGCGCTGGTCGCAGTACGTACCTCCTTAGAAAGGTCTTGAATACCGTTTACTACTTTGCGTAAGGAACCGATTAAAAAATTAAATGAATCGGCAACAGCACCCAGGATATCATTGGTTACTTGCGCTCGTACTGTTAAGTCTCCCTTGGCGGCTCCTTTGATTTCATTGAGCAACTTCAGCACTTGTTGGGTGAGCGAATCTGCTTCCGCTTGGCGTTCTGCTGCCAATTTTTGCAATCTTTCTTCTACTTGTTTTCGTTCTGTAATATCATAGCGGATACTAATATATTTAATAATCCGATGATTGGCATCGAATATAGGTGCGATTGTAGAATCAACCCAATAAAATGAGCCATCTTTACGCTTGTTTTTGATTTCGGCTTTCCATACTTTACCTTGAGAAATGGTTATCCACATATCTGCGAAAAATGATTGGGGGTGATGCCCTGAGTTAACCAGGCGATGGTTTTGCTCTAACATTTCTTCACTGCTGTATCCAGAAATTTCACAAAACTTTTTATTGACATAAATAATAGTGCCATTTGTATCTGTTTCGCTGACAATTGCCGCTTCATTAAGAGCGTACTGACGCATCTTTAATTCATTTTGCAGTTGTTGGAGTTCATTATTGGAATGAGTTAACTCTGCCGTCCGTTCATTCACACGTTGTTCGAGTTCCGCATTCAGGGCACGAAGTTGCTCTTCAGCTCGCTGGCGCTTGAGATCGAGGGTACTTAGGGTTTTGGCAGTCCACCAAACGATCGCG from Aerosakkonema funiforme FACHB-1375 carries:
- a CDS encoding methyl-accepting chemotaxis protein; translation: MEYYVNGRDERMTHERIARLQNLSRKASIAVIAIGCTVILGWMFNIPLFKSVFPALVSMKVNTALCFILAGAALWIWHKSQGMEERNNSTLSHEEGRRAEGQRDRSEQEISHSPTLNLRRWVQVCAGVVLLIGLLTLLQYALQRDFGIDQLLFKDSAKAVGTSAPGRMGANTAVNFVFLGCALLFLVGNYTNYQAAQILSLASFFVAFVGLLGYAYSISSLYGINSYTQMALHTAVTFSILCIGILCACPDKGVMSVFTNQNAGGMMARRLASAAIGIPPIVGWLILTGYRAKNYNTDLAISLQAVFNVAVFGAIVWWTAKTLSTLDLKRQRAEEQLRALNAELEQRVNERTAELTHSNNELQQLQNELKMRQYALNEAAIVSETDTNGTIIYVNKKFCEISGYSSEEMLEQNHRLVNSGHHPQSFFADMWITISQGKVWKAEIKNKRKDGSFYWVDSTIAPIFDANHRIIKYISIRYDITERKQVEERLQKLAAERQAEADSLTQQVLKLLNEIKGAAKGDLTVRAQVTNDILGAVADSFNFLIGSLRKVVNGIQDLSKEVRTATSASINDTTQLADRSHHQAEQIDGTLQQIERMLNSIKDVSDVAKRAEQVAEQAAKTAEVGGVAVDRTVEGINDLRQTIAQTSKMMKRLGESSQQIGKIVNSISQIAAQTNLLALNATIEAARAGEHGQGFAVVAEEVRKLAERSASATEEISEIVNTIKDEISRVMTAMESGTQQVVEGTTLAAEAKTNLIAIIEVSREINALIQNITRAAKKQVAFAEQISGSMRQVNGISTTTAQKALQVQDSLHGLSVSVNKLQDSVANFRS